A stretch of DNA from Salvelinus fontinalis isolate EN_2023a chromosome 17, ASM2944872v1, whole genome shotgun sequence:
ACACTGTGTGCACTCGAAGGGCTTCTCCCCGCTGTGGACCACAGCATGTCTGATCAAGTTGCACTGCTTGGTGAAACTCCTGCCACACTGTTCGCAGGTGTACGGTTTCTCTCCGGTGTGACTCCGGAGGTGTACTTAGAGCTGGCAGAAGGTGCAGCTGAAACCCCTCTCGGTGGTGCCGCCTGATCTCCACTGAGTCCTCATTCTCTTCACCATGTTAAAACTACTGTGACTCAGGCTGTATCCAGAGAAGGTGGAGGTGGTGGCCATGTTTGACCCTGTCATGCACTCACTCAATCTCACTGTTGCTTCTGAAGCCCTGTATTGATGCAGCCTTGACTGTAGAGCTAAACTATTTCCTTCATTATTTGAGTTTAGCCTGTCACTGCTCTGTCCCTCTGGCATCTGTTGTCTAGTCTCATCAGCCATTATCCTGATATGTCTTTTCATGTGTGCTGCTGCACTGAACATGTTAGCATGTGGTTTTCCTATAGAAGAGTGAAGCGATGGCCCTACATCATCTGTCATAGTAGGAACAGATGGCAGACCACTATGAGATGGGAACATTGAGATATTCTGAGAGTACTCTTCTGTGGAATGAAAGGAGAAATCTGGATGGCCATCAGGGTCAGTGTCTCTGCCTGGATCCACAGAGGTCCACAGCTGCCCATCAGTCTCATCCATGACAAACTGGTCAGGTCCTGCCAGGGTTGTGGTCTGATCCAGCTCCTCCTCTTTCACCATCACTAGGTCAAGTGAGTCCTCGTCCTCGGCTGGCCGGTGCTGCTCTGTGCTGAAAACCTTTGTAGATCTGATCCTCTGGACGATCAGACTTGGGGTAATGTTCCACTGAGTGTTCAGGAGATGTGTTGGGTTGTGTGATGAAGTCCTCATCACAGTGCCGTTGCTCAAAGGATGGTGGTTTCCCAGGCTTGAAACGAGATTCTAAAGATTTGGGCAAAAATATTAAGAAACATTACAAAGGACCCTTAACAGTTGCAAAACATGACTGCTTTAGAACTGTGTGTCCGTGCGCTACATATGCCAGAACATAAATCACCCAACACCAATGTAGCAATTTGGAACGTGCATACCACCACACCCACACAGTCTTCCATAGACAGAGCAGTGCCCCTTATGGTCAAACCCACCCTCTCCAGTTGCCCTGAGCTCTTCCTGAGCGTTAGTCTTCCACACGTCCTCTGCTGTCTCATCTTTGATCAGTATGGGTTCAGTCTCCACTCTGCAGGCTGTAACAGGGACTGAGGTTATTACTCTGAACACACAccatatatgtatttatattacctTTATTCAACCAGGAAAATCCCATTGAGACACAGTCCATTTTGCAAGGAATACTTGGCCAAGAAGGCAGCAGcaatcaatacattacaacacaacacaatcatCACAGCAATACAATCCAGCCTACAGGAAACATTTACACTCCTCCTGAACAGAGTTTTGTACCAGAGTTTTAAAGTAATTGAGGGGCACTAGACTAATACATCTAGTTTAAACATACTTTGTAGAAAAGGTCATGCCTCTGGTGAACAATAAagaaggcagtcttgcctaaCTCAGGAACGACcctggggactttaagtagcaaccacctagTAGACCGGGTCTGGTAACTGCTAGCGGTGAAGAAGAgcaggtaaagagggagtttacccagaAGGGGTATATGAACACATATCCAATGCTTTTCATACTCACACAAAAGCAGAACATTCTCCTGATATTCCAATGACAGAATTGATCCAAGAGCTCAGGTCTCTATAACTCTAAAAGGTGATGTATCACACATGGGGTTGAGAGTCCCCTTCAACGCCATATCGTCATCCCTCCACTGTGAGCTACTCCTCTGCTTGTTCAAAACAGTATTGAATGGATATGAAGATCTCTCTGATGACATGAGGTAAAAAAAGGGAAAATAATTGTGTTCAGTCAAATATTAGGGCTATTTACACATTTAAATTTAGCATATGCAATCAATTTAACATGAATACCACATCAACTACCTTTTCTACTGACTCGTCCTCGTGTCTTCTTCAGCTCACTCTCCATCATTTGACACTTCCTTTTCAGTACATCAATATCTCGCTGGCTTTGGGTCATTTCCAAATGTATAACAGCACAGCTATCATCTACAcgattgtttatttctgttacaGCTGCTTTAGCCAATACCTCCATAATGGATACCAACTGCACCTGAAAATTGCCGCTGTACATATTGTCCAGCCCAAATGACAGATTTGTAATCGCTCTGTGAAGTAAATAGTTGACCATATCCAAGCTAATGTGCAATAAACAATCCGTAGCAGTTGATAAAAGGCAACAATGTGACCGTGTTAGAGAGCATCAAAACAGtgatgtatcatgggtaaattgtgactgactgatatacaaataatattgagtagttatttatgttGCAATGTTTTTTTGTAGATCAGTCAATCTCGACACGCTAGTAATGGCATCTTTATGTAGGCAGAATACGAATGGAGGTTTTTGGGGGGGATAAACACCGAAAATAAGGTAtatggtaaacacaggcttataAGATCTTATGTTTTCTTCTATAAAATATTCTTAATCAGCTAATGTCACTATGTGAATGTATGTCATTTAAAAAAGCACATAAAGGCTTTATAATTCATAAAGGGCATGTTAACTGACTGCGGTTATTTCATAGAGCAAAATGTATAAGAtatcctaagcctgtgttaacctcagaccttatttttggCATTTATTTCAAAACCCTATTCTTCCACCATTCATTATTCCCGTAGGGATGGCTGGGTTTTGGGACTACAAGCGAACTGGAACAAAGTCTCATTGTCTGGCAAATATTGTGTATCTAATAAGATGAAAGAAGTTTCATACAAACTCATTCACAGAATCTACCCTCTAAAGCAGCATATCAtatcaccctgcataccactactggcttgcttctgaagctaagcagggttggtccttgtcagtccctggatgggagaccagatgctgctggaagtggtgttggagggccagtaggaggcactctttcctctggtctaaaaaaaaaaataccccaatgccccagggcagtgattggggacactgccctgtttagggtgccgtctttcggatgggatgttaaacgggtgtcctgactctctgaggtcattaaagatcccatggcacttatcgtaagagtaggggtgttaaccccggtgtcctggctaaattcccaatctggccctcaaaccatcatggtcacctaataatccccagtttacaattggctcattcatccccctcctctccactgtaactattccccaggtcgttgctgcaaatgagaacgtgttctcagtcaacttacctggtaaaaaaaaaaaaaaaaaaagaccttTATTGTACTCAGATTCAAAATTGCTATTgataacaaatgtgtattttgtggttgtgactcttgaccatttattttgggactGTTCTTATGTCACAAGATTTGAGTGAGATagattttattttaaaataaacTACAAATTATATGGACCCCCGATTTAACTTTCATTGTTAGTTTATTTTTCATGGCAGATTCTTTATCCATAAAATGAAGCAGGCAGAGAAAAAAAACCTCTTCACATTGTTAtggaaaaatgtaaacgtttTGAAATTATCTGtaagtgtaaaaacaaaaaagcaaTACGTACCATAATACTTTCaaatgcaacatgtaacaatttcaaagattttactgagttagagtttatataaggaaatcaatcaattgaccAAAAAGTGTtattaatctatggatttcatcatgactgggaatacagatatgcatctgttggtcagattctttaaaaacaaaaaaaagttggGGTGTAGATCAGGAAAgccgtcagtatctggtgtgaccaccaatttactaacatttctgaaaatggatatagtGTTTTGGAATAAAACTCTTCATATACAGTCCCCTATGTATTTATTTAGAAAATGAAGCGAACACTTTTCacttggctctatactccagcattttgcatcaaatgttttatgaggtgaccttttatttgagggtaatTTCATACATAACTTCTTTACCGTTTAGAAATGTATGACCTTGATCTAGCCCCCCCCATGAAAGTTTCATAACTATTTGGACAAATTTACTTAACAGTATTACactgtcaaaagtttagtatttggtcccatagtcctagcacgcaatgactacaacATGCAtgtgactacaaacttgttggaaacACTAGCAGTATTTTGGTGTTTGGATCAAAAATGTGTCAATAAAGTAGTGAATTGGGAGCATAAACAGTGTGAAGGGCCTTCCTCATCTGTACATGTATTCTTTCTTAGCCCAGCACATTTAAGGATGTGCGTATGCCCAACTTTTCTATACTCattatgttgtgcccaatagaaattaaaagTAAATAATGTAGTGTGTCATTTGAGTCATTTTCACTGTAAATTAGAatatatcatttgtttttaaataaataGATAATTATTTTATAAGTGAGGAGCCATTAACAGTCAAACATGAACACCATTTTACCTTCTGTACCACATTTACCCATAAAGTGTTACAGAAAGAACTATGCAAGTATTAACTATTTGTTCCATCTGGTCTGAGACAACATTAAACTTGTGTGTGGATCCCCTGGGTATGCGGGTACCACGTATTGAGATACTGGACTTTCTCCTATGTGCGTTCTCTGATGTGACTTCATACCGGAGCGCTGGGGGAAGCATTTCCCACACTGTGTGCACTTGTAGGGCTTCTCCCCGCTGTGGACCACAGCATGTCTGATCAGGTTGCATTGCTTGGTGAAACTCCTGCCACACTGTTCACAGGTGTACGGTTTCTCTCCGGTGTGACTTCGGAGGTGTTCTTTTAGCTGCCAGAAACGCGGGAAGCTCTTCCCACAGAAGGTGCAGCTGAAACGCCTCTCGGTGGTGCCGCCTGATCTCCACTGAGTCCTCATTCTCTTCACCATGTTAAAACTACTGCGACTCAGGCTGTATCCAGAGAAGGTGGAAGTGGTGGCCATGTTTGACCCTGTCATGCACTCACTCAATCTCACTGTTGCTTCTGAAGCCCTGTTTTGATGCTGCCTTGGCTGTAGAGCTAAACTATTTCCTTCATTATTTGAATTCAGCATCTCACTACTCTGTCCCTCTGACATATGTTGTCTAGACTCATCAGGTAATGTCCTGACATGTCTTTTCATTTGTTTTGCAGCACTAAACAGGTtagcatgtggtttccatatagAAGAGTGAAGCGATGGCCCTACATCATCTGTCATAGTAGGAACAGATGACAGCCCACTATGAGATGGGACCATTGAGATATTCTGAGAGTACTCTTCTGTGGAATGAAAGGAGAAATCTGGATGGCCATCAGGGTCAGTGTCTCTGCCTGGACCCACAGAGGCCCATAGCTGCCCATCATTCTCATCCATAACAAACTGGTCAGGTCCTGCCAGGGCCGTGGTCTGATTCAgctcctcctctttctcattctTCACTAGGTCTAGTGAGTCCTCGTCTGGCCGGTGTTGCTCTGTGCTGAACACCTCTGTAGACGCAAGCCAGGGTGTGCCTGGTTCCTCTGGACGAGCAGAATTGGGGTAATGTTCCACTGCGTCTCTGGGAGATATATTGGGTTGTGTGATGAAGTCCTCATGACAGTGCCGTTGCTCAAAGGATGGTGGTTTCCCAGGCTTGGAACCAGACTCTAAAGATTTGGAgataaagataaaataaacatTACAAAAGACCCTTGACAGTTGCAAAATATGACTGCTTTAGAACTGACTGTGTGTACGTGCGCTACATATGCCAGAACATAAAACACCACAGTCTTCAATAGACAGACAGAGCAGTACCCCTTATGGTTGCACCCACCCTCTCCAGTGATCCTGAGCTCTTCCTGAGGGTCAGTCTTCCACACATCCTCTGCCGTCTCATCTTTGATCAGTATGGACTCTGTCGCCTCTCTCTGCTCCACATCTGTAGGCTGTAACAGGGACTCGAGGTTATTACTCTGTAAACCCCATGTCTAATGCTTTTCATACTCATGAATCACACAAAAGCAGTAAATTGTCCTGGTATTCCAATATCAGAACTGTCATTTTAAAATGTGATGTATCACACCTTGGGTTGAGAGTCCTCTTCAACAACCATATCTCCGCCTCTCCACTGTGAACTACTCCTCTGCTTGTTCAAAACTATCTTGACTGGATATGAAGATCTCTCTGATGCCATGGGATAAAACACGGGAAAATACTAGTAATTGTATTCAGTCATATATTAGGGCTATTCACACATTTACGTTTTGCATTTGCAATCAATTTAACATGAATAACACATCAACTACCTTTTCTACTGACTCGTCCTCGTGTCTTCTTCAGCTCGCTCTCCATCATTTGACACTTCCTTTTCAGTACATCAATATCTCGCTGGCTTTGGGTCATTTCCAAACGTATAACAGCACAGCTATCATCAACACGATTGTTTATTTCGGTTACCGCTGCTTTAGCTAATATCTCCATAATGGAAATAAACTGCGCCTGAAAATTGCAGCTGGCCATCTTGTCCGGCCCAAATTACAGATTTGTATTATCTGTGTGAAGTAAAGTCTACAATTTCCAAGCTAATGTTCAATAAACAAGCCGTAGATGTCGATAAATTAAAACAACGCGTGATGCGTGCGCAATTGCACTTCCGTTCAACAACTCGTGACCTAAGTATTTATTACCGTAAATATGAGATTGCAACAAACCTTCAAAATTGTTAGAATTAGCACTGGCACAACAAATACCAGGGTCTATTCTAGTAGCTAGCTTGTCAATGACTCCGGTACACGGAATGCGGGGGCTAGTTAGTACATGATGTCGCTAACTTTCAAAATAGCTAGTACACGGTGTCACCCGAGCGGGAAGCGGAGACAACCGGTAAACAGATACAggaatgcccacatgcaggaacaCCCCGAATTGTGACCTGCAGTTTTACACTATTGGGATTATTAAAGGAATAGGGTGACATCGACctaactctcattttaatacaccaatggtaacatgatatCCTCTTACCTAATTAAAATAAGGGCACTGTTTGGTGTAGGCTTGccctggcgtgacattttgaGAACCAACTACATCTGACTTTTATCAATTATTCAGCTCGATTTACTCTGATTCAAAACTGCTAATAAgcgtcaaagtagacatcatgcaagactacaaatctctagctgacacctttgctaacaggtattgtgtcaatttaaaacttgcacagtATAGTTCATAGAATTGTCAATTgaaagaaatgtagccaatttattcattactaaatTTAGCTAACTTTAGTTAAtcaagagattcttacctttgcctcgattcggcag
This window harbors:
- the LOC129813814 gene encoding zinc finger protein 572-like isoform X1; the protein is MASCNFQAQFISIMEILAKAAVTEINNRVDDSCAVIRLEMTQSQRDIDVLKRKCQMMESELKKTRGRVSRKERSSYPVKIVLNKQRSSSQWRGGDMVVEEDSQPKPTDVEQREATESILIKDETAEDVWKTDPQEELRITGEESGSKPGKPPSFEQRHCHEDFITQPNISPRDAVEHYPNSARPEEPGTPWLASTEVFSTEQHRPDEDSLDLVKNEKEEELNQTTALAGPDQFVMDENDGQLWASVGPGRDTDPDGHPDFSFHSTEEYSQNISMVPSHSGLSSVPTMTDDVGPSLHSSIWKPHANLFSAAKQMKRHVRTLPDESRQHMSEGQSSEMLNSNNEGNSLALQPRQHQNRASEATVRLSECMTGSNMATTSTFSGYSLSRSSFNMVKRMRTQWRSGGTTERRFSCTFCGKSFPRFWQLKEHLRSHTGEKPYTCEQCGRSFTKQCNLIRHAVVHSGEKPYKCTQCGKCFPQRSGMKSHQRTHIGESPVSQYVVPAYPGDPHTSLMLSQTRWNK
- the LOC129813814 gene encoding zinc finger protein 572-like isoform X2, with product MTMWTRLPNRGKERSSYPVKIVLNKQRSSSQWRGGDMVVEEDSQPKPTDVEQREATESILIKDETAEDVWKTDPQEELRITGEESGSKPGKPPSFEQRHCHEDFITQPNISPRDAVEHYPNSARPEEPGTPWLASTEVFSTEQHRPDEDSLDLVKNEKEEELNQTTALAGPDQFVMDENDGQLWASVGPGRDTDPDGHPDFSFHSTEEYSQNISMVPSHSGLSSVPTMTDDVGPSLHSSIWKPHANLFSAAKQMKRHVRTLPDESRQHMSEGQSSEMLNSNNEGNSLALQPRQHQNRASEATVRLSECMTGSNMATTSTFSGYSLSRSSFNMVKRMRTQWRSGGTTERRFSCTFCGKSFPRFWQLKEHLRSHTGEKPYTCEQCGRSFTKQCNLIRHAVVHSGEKPYKCTQCGKCFPQRSGMKSHQRTHIGESPVSQYVVPAYPGDPHTSLMLSQTRWNK